The following proteins come from a genomic window of Meles meles chromosome 1, mMelMel3.1 paternal haplotype, whole genome shotgun sequence:
- the RNF19A gene encoding E3 ubiquitin-protein ligase RNF19A, producing MQEQEIGFISKYNEGLCVNTDPESILMNILDMSLHRQMGSDRDLQSSASSVSLPSVKKAPKKRRISIGSLFRRKKDNKRKSRELNGGVDGIASIESIHSEMCTDKNSIFSTNTSSDNGLTSISKQIGDFIECPLCLLRHSKDRFPEIMTCHHRSCVDCLRQYLRIEISESRVNISCPECTERFNPHDIRLILSDDVLMEKYEEFMLRRWLVADPDCRWCPAPDCGYAVIAFGCASCPKLTCGREGCGTEFCYHCKQIWHPNQTCDAARQERAQSLRLRTIRSSSISYSQESGAAADDIKPCPRCAAYIIKMNDGSCNHMTCAVCGCEFCWLCMKEISDLHYLSPSGCTFWGKKPWSRKKKILWQLGTLVGAPVGIALIAGIAIPAMIIGIPVYVGRKIHNRYEGKDVSKHKRNLAITGGVTLSVIVSPVVAAVTVGIGVPIMLAYVYGVVPISLCRSGGCGVSAGNGKGVRIEFDDENDINVGGTNTAVDTTSVAEARHNPSIGEGSVGGLTGSLSASGSHMDRIGAIRDNLSETASTMALAGASITGSLSGSAMVNCFNRLEVQADVQKERYSLSGESGTVSLGTVSDNASTKAMAGSILNSYIPLDKEGNSMEVQVDIESKPSKFRHNSGSSSVEDGSATRSHAGASSSGLPEGKSGATKWSKEATAGKKAKGGKLRKKSNMKINETREDMDAQLLEQQSTNSSEFEAPSLSDSMPSVADSHSSHFSEFSCSDLESMKTSCSHGSNDYHARFATVNILPEVENDRLENSPHQCSISLLTKTASCSEVPQLNHIAEEHGNNGVKPNVDLYFGDALKETNNNHSHQTMELKVAIQTEI from the exons ATGCAAGAACAAGAAATAggtttcatttctaaatataatGAAGGGCTGTGTGTAAACACAGACCCTGAGTCAATTCTAATGAACATTTTAGACATGAGTTTACATCGGCAAATGGGTTCAGATCGTGATCTTCAGTCTTCTGCTTCATCTGTGAGCTTGCCTTCAGTGAAAAAGGCacccaaaaaaagaagaatttcaataGGCTCTCTGTTTCGGAGAAAAAAGGATAACAAACGTAAATCCAGGGAGCTAAATGGCGGGGTGGATGGAATTGCAAGCATTGAAAGTATACATTCTGAAATGTGTACTGATAAGAACTCCATTTTCTCTACAAATACCTCCTCTGACAATGGATTAACTTCTATCAGCAAACAAATTGGAGACTTTATAGAGTGCCCTTTGTGCCTTCTGCGGCATTCTAAGGACAGatttcctgagatcatgacttgtcaTCATAGATCTTGTGTGGATTGCTTACGACAATATCTAAGGATAGAAATTTCTGAAAGTAGAGTTAATATCAGTTGCCCAGAATGTACTGAGCGGTTTAATCCCCATGATATTCGCTTGATATTAAGTGATGATGTCTTGatggaaaaatatgaagaatttatGCTTAGACGGTGGCTTGTTGCAGATCCTGATTGTAGGTGGTGTCCAGCTCCGGACTGTGG ATATGCTGTGATAGCATTTGGATGTGCTAGCTGTCCAAAATTAACTTGTGGGCGAGAAGGCTGTGGAACAGAGTTTTGCTACCACTGTAAACAGATCTGGCACCCCAATCAGACCTGTGATGCTGCTCGGCAAGAGAGAGCCCAGAGTTTACGTCTGAGAACTATACGTTCTTCATCCATTAGTTATAGTCAGGAGTCTGGAGCAGCAG CTGATGATATAAAGCCATGTCCACGATGTGCTGCTTATATAATAAAGATGAATGATGGGAGCTGTAATCACATGACATGTGCTGTCTGTGGTTGTGAGTTTTGTTGGTTATGTATGAAAGAAATCTCAGATTTACATTATCTAAG TCCATCAGGATGTACTTTTTGGGGGAAGAAACCCTGGAGCCGGAAGAAGAAGATATTGTGGCAGCTTGGAACACTTGTTGGTGCTCCCGTAGGAATTGCTTTAATAGCTGGCATTGCTATCCCTGCAATGATTATTGGCATTCCTGTATATGTGGGCCGTAAG atTCACAATCGATATGAAGGCAAAGACGTTTCAAAGCACAAACGGAATTTGGCTATAACAGGTGGTGTGACATTGTCTGTAATAGTATCTCCAGTTGTAGCTGCAGTAACTGTAG GTATTGGTGTTCCTATTATGTTAGCCTATGTCTATGGCGTTGTTCCAATTTCTCTCTGTCGAAGTGGAGGTTGTGGAGTCTCAGCAGGCAATGGAAAAGGAGTTAGGATTGAATTTGATGACGAAAATGATATAAATGTTGGTGGAACTAACACAGCTGTAG ACACAACTTCAGTAGCAGAAGCAAGACACAACCCTAGCATAGGGGAGGGAAGTGTTGGTGGTCTGACTGGCAGTTTGAGTGCAAGTGGAAGCCACATGGATCGCATAGGAGCCATTCGAGACAACCTGAGCGAGACGGCTAGTACCATGGCCCTAGCCGGAGCCAGTATAACAGGGAGTCTGTCAGGAAGCGCCATGGTAAACTGTTTCAACAG GTTGGAAGTACAAGCAGATGTACAGAAAGAACGGTACAGTCTAAGTGGAGAATCTGGCACAGTCAGCTTGGGAACAGTTAGTGATAATGCCAGCACCAAAGCAATGGCAGGATCTATTCTGAATTCCTACATCCCATTGGACAA AGAAGGCAACAGTATGGAGGTGCAAGTAGATATTGAATCAAAGCCATCCAAATTCAGGCACAACAGTGGAAGCAGCAGTGTGGAGGATGGCAGTGCCACCCGAAGTCATGCTGGTGCTTCATCCAGTGGCTTGCCTGAAGGTAAATCTGGTGCCACCAAGTGGTCCAAAGAAGCAACAGCAGGGAAGAAAGCAAAAGGTGGGAAATTGAGGAAAAAGAGTAACATGAAGATAAACGAGACCAGAGAGGACATGGATGCACAGTTGCTAGAACAACAAAGCACGAACTCAAGTGAATTTGAGGCTCCATCCCTCAGTGACAGTATGCCATCTGTAGCAGATTCCCACTctagtcatttttctgaatttagTTGTTCTGACCTAGAAAGCATGAAAACTTCTTGTAGTCATGGTTCCAATGATTATCATGCCCGCTTTGCTACTGTTAACATTCTTCCTGAGGTAGAAAACGATCGTCTGGAAAATTCCCCACATCAGTGTAGCATTTCTTTGCTTACCAAAACTGCTTCATGTTCAGAAGTTCCACAGTTGAATCATATTGCTGAAGAACATGGTAACAATGGAGTAAAACCCAATGTTGATTTGTATTTTGGCGATGCgctaaaagaaacaaataacaaCCACTCACATCAGACAATGGAATTAAAAGTTGCCATTCAGACTGAAATTTAG